The following coding sequences are from one Capsicum annuum cultivar UCD-10X-F1 chromosome 3, UCD10Xv1.1, whole genome shotgun sequence window:
- the LOC107863890 gene encoding protein NPGR2 isoform X2, whose translation MGRPQTSLEVRKIMDCLRSSEQIPMDEMVPSPESLATKDYISSVHSSRAGEAGQKPDTGNIEEAESSLRESGCLNYEEARALLGRYEYQKGNIEAALHVFEGIDIALVTPKLKLSLAERVKTQKRRSQSSSTPPLSIHAVSLLLEAVFLKAKCLQALQRYKEATQSCTVLLDILESSLPAGLPETFATDCKLQDTLSKAVELLPELCKLADAPREAILSYRRALLHQWNLDIQTTSRIQKEFAIFLLYSGAESCPPDLRSQMDGSFVPRNNTEEAILLLMILLKKISLQWIEWDPSILDHLSYALSISGGLKTLACKVEELLPRIIDRQEMYLILTLCYYGGGDDFTALNLLRKLLSSTEDHTCVSGLLFASKVCAEIPDCSSEGIIYAQRAIESLQERCENAEQRKLDTAVRYANWLLKLEVGSTLKGWMLLARVLSAQKRFLDAETVINVALEQSGKWDHGELLRTKAKLQIAQGQVKNAIETYTQLLAILQVQRKSFILGENLKELGEHCRTLELETWLDLASIYIKLSMWRDAEKCLSKTEAVSSYSACRLYTAGLLNQSKGLYKSALEDYSNALAVNPSHVPSLVSSAVVLRKIGKQSPAIIRNLLTEALRLDRMNASAWYNLGLLYKEEGLGSALEAAECFEAAILLEETEPVEPFR comes from the exons ATGGGGAGACCTCAGACTAGTCTGGAAGTACGCAAGATAATGGATTGCCTACGCTCATCTGAACAAATCCCGATGGATGAAATGGTTCCATCTCCTGAATCCCTTGCAACTAAGGATTACATATCAAGTGTCCATTCATCAAGAGCTGGAGAAGCTGGACAGAAGCCTGATACTGGAAATATTGAAGAAGCTGAATCATCTTTGCGTGAGAGTGGTTGTCTGAATTATGAG GAAGCAAGAGCATTACTAGGAAGATACGAATATCAGAAGGGGAACATAGAGGCTGCTCTACATGTTTTTGAAGGGATAGATATTGCCTTGGTGACTCCTAAGCTGAAACTTTCCCTTGCCGAAAGAGTGAAAACTCAAAAGAGACGTTCACAGAGTTCTTCTACACCACCACTGTCCATACACGCTGTGAGTTTGCTCCTGGAAGCAGTCTTTCTCAAAGCTAAATGTTTGCAGGCTCTTCAGAGGTACAAAG AAGCTACACAATCTTGTACAGTACTTCTGGACATTCTTGAATCTTCATTGCCAGCAGGCTTGCCTGAAACCTTTGCTACTGATTGTAAATTGCAGGATACTCTCAGCAAGGCTGTTGAGCTGCTTCCTGAATTATGCAAACTTGCAGATGCTCCTCGAGAAGCAATTTTATCATACCGTCGAGCTCTTCTGCATCAGTGGAACCTTGACATCCAAACTACTTCAAGGATTCAGAAAGAATTTGCCATATTTCTTCTCTATAGTGGAGCTGAATCATGTCCGCCTGATCTCCGATCCCAAATGGATGGTTCATTTGTCCCCAGAAACAATACAGAAGAGGCTATTCTTCTCTTGATGATTTTATTGAAGAAGATTTCTCTACAATGGATAGAGTGGGATCCTTCAATTCTTGACCATCTCTCATATGCATTATCTATATCAGGTGGTTTAAAGACTTTAGCTTGCAAAGTAGAAGAGTTGCTTCCCAGAATTATAGATCGGCAAGAGATGTATCTTATTTTAACTCTCTGCTATTACGGAGGAGGAGATGACTTCACTGCATTGAACTTGTTACGGAAACTGTTGAGTAGTACAGAGGATCACACCTGTGTTTCAGGCTTGTTATTTGCTTCGAAAGTATGTGCTGAAATCCCAGATTGTTCAAGTGAGGGGATAATTTATGCTCAAAGAGCTATTGAAAGCCTGCAAGAACGATGTG AGAATGCTGAACAAAGGAAGTTGGACACCGCAGTGCGTTACGCTAATTGGTTGCTTAAACTGGAGGTTGGTTCTACTCTGAAAGGGTGGATGTTACTGGCACGGGTGTTATCAGCTCAGAAACGGTTTCTGGATGCTGAAACTGTCATTAATGTTGCCCTAGAGCAGAGTGGAAAGTGGGATCATGGAGAACTGTTGAGGACCAAAGCTAAACTTCAAATCGCGCAGGGTCAAGTGAAAAATGCTATAGAAACATATACTCAGCTTCTTGCTATTCTTCAGGTTCAGAGAAAAAGCTTCATATTGGGGGAAAATCTCAAG GAGCTTGGAGAGCATTGCAGAACATTGGAGCTGGAAACCTGGCTGGATCTTGCTTCCATTTACATTAAATTATCTATGTGGCGAGATGCAGAGAAGTGCCTTTCCAAAACTGAGGCCGTTAGTTCATATTCAGCTTGTAGATTGTATACTGCTG GTTTGCTTAACCAATCGAAGGGCCTATATAAATCAGCACTGGAAGACTATAGCAATGCTTTGGCTGTTAATCCATCCCATGTACCTAGTCTGGTATCAAGTGCAGTGGTGCTTAGGAAGATAGGTAAACAGTCTCCTGCAATTATTAGAAACCTTCTAACGGAAGCACTACGGCTTGATAGGATGAATGCTTCTGCATGGTATAATCTCGGGCTGCTATACAAAGAGGAAGGTTTAGGTTCAGCATTGGAAGCTGCTGAGTGTTTTGAAGCTGCTATTCTACTGGAAGAGACTGAACCTGTTGAACCATTTAGATGA
- the LOC107863890 gene encoding protein NPGR2 isoform X1: MGRPQTSLEVRKIMDCLRSSEQIPMDEMVPSPESLATKDYISSVHSSRAGEAGQKPDTGNIEEAESSLRESGCLNYEEARALLGRYEYQKGNIEAALHVFEGIDIALVTPKLKLSLAERVKTQKRRSQSSSTPPLSIHAVSLLLEAVFLKAKCLQALQRYKEATQSCTVLLDILESSLPAGLPETFATDCKLQDTLSKAVELLPELCKLADAPREAILSYRRALLHQWNLDIQTTSRIQKEFAIFLLYSGAESCPPDLRSQMDGSFVPRNNTEEAILLLMILLKKISLQWIEWDPSILDHLSYALSISGGLKTLACKVEELLPRIIDRQEMYLILTLCYYGGGDDFTALNLLRKLLSSTEDHTCVSGLLFASKVCAEIPDCSSEGIIYAQRAIESLQERCGELLGVANCVLGLSLTAHSRTILTDSERVKIHADALKFFESAGKLTKMSDTNIMYHLCLENAEQRKLDTAVRYANWLLKLEVGSTLKGWMLLARVLSAQKRFLDAETVINVALEQSGKWDHGELLRTKAKLQIAQGQVKNAIETYTQLLAILQVQRKSFILGENLKELGEHCRTLELETWLDLASIYIKLSMWRDAEKCLSKTEAVSSYSACRLYTAGLLNQSKGLYKSALEDYSNALAVNPSHVPSLVSSAVVLRKIGKQSPAIIRNLLTEALRLDRMNASAWYNLGLLYKEEGLGSALEAAECFEAAILLEETEPVEPFR; the protein is encoded by the exons ATGGGGAGACCTCAGACTAGTCTGGAAGTACGCAAGATAATGGATTGCCTACGCTCATCTGAACAAATCCCGATGGATGAAATGGTTCCATCTCCTGAATCCCTTGCAACTAAGGATTACATATCAAGTGTCCATTCATCAAGAGCTGGAGAAGCTGGACAGAAGCCTGATACTGGAAATATTGAAGAAGCTGAATCATCTTTGCGTGAGAGTGGTTGTCTGAATTATGAG GAAGCAAGAGCATTACTAGGAAGATACGAATATCAGAAGGGGAACATAGAGGCTGCTCTACATGTTTTTGAAGGGATAGATATTGCCTTGGTGACTCCTAAGCTGAAACTTTCCCTTGCCGAAAGAGTGAAAACTCAAAAGAGACGTTCACAGAGTTCTTCTACACCACCACTGTCCATACACGCTGTGAGTTTGCTCCTGGAAGCAGTCTTTCTCAAAGCTAAATGTTTGCAGGCTCTTCAGAGGTACAAAG AAGCTACACAATCTTGTACAGTACTTCTGGACATTCTTGAATCTTCATTGCCAGCAGGCTTGCCTGAAACCTTTGCTACTGATTGTAAATTGCAGGATACTCTCAGCAAGGCTGTTGAGCTGCTTCCTGAATTATGCAAACTTGCAGATGCTCCTCGAGAAGCAATTTTATCATACCGTCGAGCTCTTCTGCATCAGTGGAACCTTGACATCCAAACTACTTCAAGGATTCAGAAAGAATTTGCCATATTTCTTCTCTATAGTGGAGCTGAATCATGTCCGCCTGATCTCCGATCCCAAATGGATGGTTCATTTGTCCCCAGAAACAATACAGAAGAGGCTATTCTTCTCTTGATGATTTTATTGAAGAAGATTTCTCTACAATGGATAGAGTGGGATCCTTCAATTCTTGACCATCTCTCATATGCATTATCTATATCAGGTGGTTTAAAGACTTTAGCTTGCAAAGTAGAAGAGTTGCTTCCCAGAATTATAGATCGGCAAGAGATGTATCTTATTTTAACTCTCTGCTATTACGGAGGAGGAGATGACTTCACTGCATTGAACTTGTTACGGAAACTGTTGAGTAGTACAGAGGATCACACCTGTGTTTCAGGCTTGTTATTTGCTTCGAAAGTATGTGCTGAAATCCCAGATTGTTCAAGTGAGGGGATAATTTATGCTCAAAGAGCTATTGAAAGCCTGCAAGAACGATGTGGTGAGTTGCTGGGTGTTGCCAATTGTGTGTTAGGGCTCTCACTTACAGCTCATTCTAGAACAATACTGACAGATTCCGAGAGGGTTAAGATACATGCAGATGCACTTAAATTCTTTGAATCTGCTGGAAAGCTAACAAAGATGAGTGATACTAATATCATGTACCATCTTTGTCTAGAGAATGCTGAACAAAGGAAGTTGGACACCGCAGTGCGTTACGCTAATTGGTTGCTTAAACTGGAGGTTGGTTCTACTCTGAAAGGGTGGATGTTACTGGCACGGGTGTTATCAGCTCAGAAACGGTTTCTGGATGCTGAAACTGTCATTAATGTTGCCCTAGAGCAGAGTGGAAAGTGGGATCATGGAGAACTGTTGAGGACCAAAGCTAAACTTCAAATCGCGCAGGGTCAAGTGAAAAATGCTATAGAAACATATACTCAGCTTCTTGCTATTCTTCAGGTTCAGAGAAAAAGCTTCATATTGGGGGAAAATCTCAAG GAGCTTGGAGAGCATTGCAGAACATTGGAGCTGGAAACCTGGCTGGATCTTGCTTCCATTTACATTAAATTATCTATGTGGCGAGATGCAGAGAAGTGCCTTTCCAAAACTGAGGCCGTTAGTTCATATTCAGCTTGTAGATTGTATACTGCTG GTTTGCTTAACCAATCGAAGGGCCTATATAAATCAGCACTGGAAGACTATAGCAATGCTTTGGCTGTTAATCCATCCCATGTACCTAGTCTGGTATCAAGTGCAGTGGTGCTTAGGAAGATAGGTAAACAGTCTCCTGCAATTATTAGAAACCTTCTAACGGAAGCACTACGGCTTGATAGGATGAATGCTTCTGCATGGTATAATCTCGGGCTGCTATACAAAGAGGAAGGTTTAGGTTCAGCATTGGAAGCTGCTGAGTGTTTTGAAGCTGCTATTCTACTGGAAGAGACTGAACCTGTTGAACCATTTAGATGA